From the genome of Mixophyes fleayi isolate aMixFle1 chromosome 2, aMixFle1.hap1, whole genome shotgun sequence, one region includes:
- the GPR180 gene encoding integral membrane protein GPR180 isoform X1 produces the protein MLGLLVIVLSLLHTGRAKTVHGSFDSALAWHSRGQHIFTFLFHGEQAVLRVRISNVAAAVGKDAALYLYQDEEWVKMHGSKDENSCPERLSLAQASIPLNQTEYNYTLPQIVSPVAWYAVYVDKYTCLMSYEDPKSDEITFQVTMLNPDAAGNPFDHFGADESGLHEFFFLLVLVYFVAACIYIQALWQTIKKGGPMHTVLKVLSNALLLQVVSALANYLHFSRYAKDGKGAPFIGSLAELCDIASEVQMLYLLLSLCMGWTLSRMKKSQGRPLQWDSTPTSTGIAVVAVIAQVILLVWEQFEDTNHHSYHAHQSLAGILLIALKLCLAVSLACGLYQIITVERTTMKRHFYITFAKGCFLWFLCHPCFVAISFLFKEYQREKVITVGVILSQSLSMIILYRLFLSHSLYWEVSSLSSVTLPLTVSSGHKSRYYS, from the exons ATGCTCGGGCTGCTGGTCATCGTATTATCGCTTCTGCACACGGGACGGGCTAAGACCGTGCATGGCAGCTTTGACAGTGCTCTGGCGTGGCACAGCCGGGGGCAGCATATTTTCACCTTTCTATTCCATG GCGAACAAGCTGTGCTACGTGTCCGAATCAGCAATGTTGCAGCAGCAGTTGGAAAAGACGCTGCTCTATACCTGTATCAAGATGAAGAATGGGTGAAAATGCATGGGAGCAAGGATGAGAACAGCTGCCCTGAGAGGTTGTCATTGGCACAAGCATCAA TTCCCTTGAACCAAACCGAATATAACTACACTCTGCCACAGATCGTCTCTCCAGTTGCATGGTATGCCGTATACGTGGACAAATACACCTGTCTGATGAGCTACGAGGACCCCAAGTCAGATGAGATCACATTTCAAGTCACTATGTTGAATCCTGATGCAGCAGGGAATCCCTTCGATCACTTTGGAGCAGATGAGTCGG gATTACATGAATTCTTTTTCCTGCTTGTGCTTGTgtattttgtggctgcttgtatTTACATCCAAGCTCTGTGGCAGACCATTAAGAAAGGAGGTCCAATGCATACAGTGCTGAAAGTGCTATCAAATGCACTGTTGTTGCAGGTTGTATCAGCCTTGGCAAACTATCTGCATTTCTCAAG GTATGCTAAAGATGGCAAAGGAGCTCCATTTATTGGAAGTTTGGCAGAAT TATGTGACATAGCCTCAGAAGTGCAGATGTTATACTTACTGCTAAGCCTATGTATGGGTTGGACTCTCAGCAGAATGAAGAAATCACAAGGGAGACCTCTTCAGTGGGATTCTACACCCACTTCCACTGGCATTGCTGTTGTCGCTGTCATTGCTCAG GTCATTCTACTAGTTTGGGAGCAGTTTGAAGATACCAATCACCACAGTTACCATGCCCATCAGAGTCTGGCTGGTATCCTTCTCATTGCTTTGAAGCTTTGCTTGGCAGTATCTCTGGCTTGTGGCCTATACCAGATTATCACTGTAGAGCGGACTACAATGAAACGGCATTTCTACATCACCTTTGCAAAA GGCTGTTTCTTGTGGTTTTTGTGCCATCCGTGCTTTGTCGCCATCTCCTTCTTGTTTAAAGAGTATCAAAGAGAAAAG gtAATCACTGTGGGTGTCATCCTATCTCAGTCACTCTCCATGATCATACTGTATAGACTCTTTCTGTCACATAGTCTTTACTGGGAGGTATCCTCTCTTTCATCAGTCACCCTTCCACTAACTGTATCATCTGGACACAAAAGTCGATATTACTCTTGA
- the GPR180 gene encoding integral membrane protein GPR180 isoform X2: protein MHGSKDENSCPERLSLAQASIPLNQTEYNYTLPQIVSPVAWYAVYVDKYTCLMSYEDPKSDEITFQVTMLNPDAAGNPFDHFGADESGLHEFFFLLVLVYFVAACIYIQALWQTIKKGGPMHTVLKVLSNALLLQVVSALANYLHFSRYAKDGKGAPFIGSLAELCDIASEVQMLYLLLSLCMGWTLSRMKKSQGRPLQWDSTPTSTGIAVVAVIAQVILLVWEQFEDTNHHSYHAHQSLAGILLIALKLCLAVSLACGLYQIITVERTTMKRHFYITFAKGCFLWFLCHPCFVAISFLFKEYQREKVITVGVILSQSLSMIILYRLFLSHSLYWEVSSLSSVTLPLTVSSGHKSRYYS, encoded by the exons ATGCATGGGAGCAAGGATGAGAACAGCTGCCCTGAGAGGTTGTCATTGGCACAAGCATCAA TTCCCTTGAACCAAACCGAATATAACTACACTCTGCCACAGATCGTCTCTCCAGTTGCATGGTATGCCGTATACGTGGACAAATACACCTGTCTGATGAGCTACGAGGACCCCAAGTCAGATGAGATCACATTTCAAGTCACTATGTTGAATCCTGATGCAGCAGGGAATCCCTTCGATCACTTTGGAGCAGATGAGTCGG gATTACATGAATTCTTTTTCCTGCTTGTGCTTGTgtattttgtggctgcttgtatTTACATCCAAGCTCTGTGGCAGACCATTAAGAAAGGAGGTCCAATGCATACAGTGCTGAAAGTGCTATCAAATGCACTGTTGTTGCAGGTTGTATCAGCCTTGGCAAACTATCTGCATTTCTCAAG GTATGCTAAAGATGGCAAAGGAGCTCCATTTATTGGAAGTTTGGCAGAAT TATGTGACATAGCCTCAGAAGTGCAGATGTTATACTTACTGCTAAGCCTATGTATGGGTTGGACTCTCAGCAGAATGAAGAAATCACAAGGGAGACCTCTTCAGTGGGATTCTACACCCACTTCCACTGGCATTGCTGTTGTCGCTGTCATTGCTCAG GTCATTCTACTAGTTTGGGAGCAGTTTGAAGATACCAATCACCACAGTTACCATGCCCATCAGAGTCTGGCTGGTATCCTTCTCATTGCTTTGAAGCTTTGCTTGGCAGTATCTCTGGCTTGTGGCCTATACCAGATTATCACTGTAGAGCGGACTACAATGAAACGGCATTTCTACATCACCTTTGCAAAA GGCTGTTTCTTGTGGTTTTTGTGCCATCCGTGCTTTGTCGCCATCTCCTTCTTGTTTAAAGAGTATCAAAGAGAAAAG gtAATCACTGTGGGTGTCATCCTATCTCAGTCACTCTCCATGATCATACTGTATAGACTCTTTCTGTCACATAGTCTTTACTGGGAGGTATCCTCTCTTTCATCAGTCACCCTTCCACTAACTGTATCATCTGGACACAAAAGTCGATATTACTCTTGA